In one Methanoculleus horonobensis genomic region, the following are encoded:
- a CDS encoding outer membrane lipoprotein-sorting protein, producing the protein MKHLALALLLLACAAGCLDTAADPPPADEIAARFIAAEEQATDFSATVAVAAGSENVTARLLQKDPENYRLEFLKPTDLAGTVVVSNGTRKWRYDPATRTAQTVAGPYIQAAFSEPPYPGWAEEVRGYAETVAESLEEQNASYRGSESVGGHTAYILEVAGGSKLFEAPTRHREGVYRFRAWIDAETWLLLGVEMYGKDENLILSVEYTDPSANTGLPDDLFVFDPPAGVEVRPMPTAAITPLFLWSVDDARRYDADSLVPSYLPKGYVFKEGTLLPGAYTTLRFTDGTGELEIVERLYDPYREEAVLPGTSEAVLLSGGRDAEYVFTGGRDQLRWRSGEYSYLVTGGILGRDELVRVAESIAM; encoded by the coding sequence ATGAAGCATTTAGCACTCGCTCTCCTCCTCCTCGCCTGCGCCGCCGGGTGCCTCGACACCGCCGCGGACCCGCCGCCGGCGGACGAGATTGCCGCCCGGTTCATCGCGGCAGAGGAGCAGGCGACGGACTTCTCTGCCACCGTAGCGGTAGCGGCCGGTTCTGAGAACGTCACCGCGAGGCTGCTCCAGAAAGACCCTGAGAATTACCGGCTGGAGTTCCTGAAACCCACGGACCTCGCGGGGACGGTCGTCGTCTCGAACGGCACCCGGAAGTGGCGCTACGACCCGGCAACCCGGACGGCGCAGACGGTCGCGGGGCCGTATATACAGGCTGCCTTCTCCGAACCTCCCTACCCCGGCTGGGCGGAGGAAGTCCGGGGATACGCCGAAACGGTCGCGGAGTCGCTTGAGGAGCAGAACGCCTCCTACCGGGGCAGCGAATCTGTCGGCGGCCACACCGCTTATATCCTTGAGGTTGCGGGCGGATCAAAACTCTTTGAAGCGCCCACCCGCCACCGGGAGGGGGTGTACCGCTTCCGGGCATGGATCGACGCCGAAACCTGGCTCCTCCTCGGCGTGGAGATGTATGGTAAAGACGAGAATCTGATTCTCTCTGTCGAATATACCGATCCCTCGGCGAACACCGGGCTCCCGGACGACCTCTTCGTCTTCGATCCGCCGGCAGGCGTCGAGGTCCGGCCGATGCCGACGGCCGCGATCACGCCGCTCTTCCTATGGAGTGTCGACGACGCCCGGCGCTACGATGCTGACTCCCTGGTGCCGTCCTACCTCCCGAAGGGTTATGTCTTCAAAGAAGGGACGCTCCTCCCCGGCGCCTATACCACGCTCCGGTTCACGGACGGCACCGGGGAACTGGAGATCGTGGAACGGCTCTACGACCCGTACCGGGAGGAAGCGGTTCTCCCCGGGACGTCTGAGGCGGTGCTCCTCTCCGGTGGCCGGGATGCCGAATATGTCTTCACCGGCGGGAGGGATCAGCTCCGCTGGCGTTCCGGGGAATACTCCTATCTGGTCACGGGTGGGATACTCGGCAGAGATGAACTCGTGCGGGTGGCAGAATCGATAGCGATGTAG
- a CDS encoding phosphate-starvation-inducible PsiE family protein, with the protein MRRFVERFEHFTYIVLILFLVVLLFFTLVELGWMVFIGLFQESVYRLDSGELFGLLGYFLLVLIGLELLETIKAYLDRREFHVEVILLVAIIAIARKVILLDTSTAGELIGIALVVIALSGGYYLIRRAGRPHSAVSDDHASSRDLEEA; encoded by the coding sequence ATGCGCCGTTTCGTGGAACGGTTTGAGCATTTCACCTATATCGTGCTCATTCTATTCCTGGTTGTGCTGCTGTTCTTCACCCTCGTCGAGCTGGGGTGGATGGTCTTCATAGGGCTGTTCCAGGAGTCCGTTTACCGGCTGGACAGCGGCGAGTTGTTCGGTCTTCTCGGGTACTTCCTGCTGGTTCTCATCGGCCTGGAACTCCTGGAGACGATAAAAGCGTACCTGGACAGGAGAGAGTTCCACGTCGAGGTCATCCTCCTCGTCGCGATCATCGCCATCGCAAGGAAAGTCATCCTCCTCGATACGTCGACGGCAGGCGAACTCATCGGCATCGCGCTGGTCGTCATCGCGCTCTCCGGCGGTTACTACCTCATACGCCGGGCGGGACGGCCGCATTCAGCCGTCTCGGACGACCACGCCTCATCCCGTGACCTGGAGGAGGCGTGA
- a CDS encoding PAS domain S-box protein: protein MISVLYVDDEPGLLELARLFLEREGEFRVAISTSALEVLSDPAIRSYDAIIADYQMPEMDGIALLKAVRQEFGDVPFILFTGRGREEVVIEAINNGADFYVQKGGDPKAQFAELAHKVRQAVRRKRAEITLAEQEEHYLDLQNASDLIQSVAPDGHFRFVNTKWLDTLGYTAEELPSLTIFEIIHEDSADHCAETFRRVMDGENVGLIEAVFRARDGRKVYVEGVASCRMVDGRCQYTRGIFKDVTDRRLMEAALAESRDYLHQIYASIQGGIVIVDAATHEIVEINPAAAEMIGASRDQIIGKTCHRHICPAERGRCPITDLHQELDNSERTLLAADGREIDIIKHVVPFNLNGRECLLETFLDNTERKKATDELHAAYAKVTVAEEELRENYEQLIKKEQALRESTEMFQAVVEQSSEGIVIVDLTGKLLYANPRAADIVDSAGGLNTESGLNVLDFVAPEFREGATSDFHRAVEGHDPILVKSRIITLADRTKWIECIGRAIFLHGSPAMLLSLRDITERVQAEKELRESEHKFTTVFRSNPVPLTLTSASGGVFTDVNDAFLRNSGYTREEVIGKTAGGMDFFVDDDENARFVSKLRVEHSVLGMELRCRNKGGEIRTCRFSSSIVPIGGVPHILTTIEDITENKKAQEAIRESGERYRLILENANEGVLINELTPRGPGRFIDVNESACRILGMTRDEVLGASLVDLDTPEMQVRAPGIVQDIIRDRHAVLQTPYRTRDNQEKILDISTSLLDLEGQQTTISVVRDITGQRAAESALHTLVAGMVGATGMESLDRITESLSAWLEADCVMISEITPDGEHVRLLSMLLDGKKVPDYSYTLKGTPCENTAKKGFCLYPDNAARLFPNSRDLRDLNIQGYVGATLRNDEGRVVGILCILSRAPLNLPPSAREIIEIVAAKAAAEVGRMNALAARSESEEKFRALVEHSLDGILILDHEGKILFANHAAGRLVGAGDPAGLIGKRNVMEFIAPASQGDAVRDFANVAGGMDGYVARYRIVTMKQENRWIESLGKAIVFNGAPSILISLRDVTERQQAEEALQQANKKLNLLSGITRHDINNQLQILNGYLAFLQEKDLDPSYAELLSRVATASSRISSLIQFTRDYEEVGMHLPVWHDLRMLVTGAGRSASLDGVALENEIPEEMGVLADPLITEVFFNLIDNSLRHGEKTTTVRFTSEIRNGDCVVVCEDAGGGVAAGLKEKIFERGFGKNTGFGLFLTREILALTGIAIRETGDAGRGARFEITVPKGQYRAGPV, encoded by the coding sequence ATGATATCAGTCCTCTACGTTGACGACGAGCCTGGCCTCCTTGAGCTTGCCCGGCTCTTCCTGGAGAGAGAGGGGGAGTTTCGGGTCGCAATCTCGACATCGGCACTGGAAGTCCTATCAGACCCTGCAATCCGATCCTACGATGCCATCATCGCCGATTACCAGATGCCGGAGATGGACGGGATCGCACTGTTGAAGGCTGTCCGGCAAGAGTTCGGCGATGTACCCTTTATCCTGTTCACCGGCCGGGGCCGCGAGGAGGTCGTGATCGAAGCCATCAACAACGGTGCCGACTTCTACGTCCAGAAAGGTGGGGATCCGAAAGCCCAGTTCGCCGAGCTCGCGCACAAGGTCCGGCAGGCGGTGAGACGGAAGCGGGCGGAGATAACTCTTGCGGAGCAGGAGGAGCACTACCTGGATCTCCAGAACGCCAGCGACCTGATCCAGAGCGTCGCCCCTGACGGGCACTTCCGTTTCGTCAATACGAAATGGCTGGATACGCTCGGGTATACGGCGGAGGAACTCCCGAGCCTTACAATCTTCGAGATCATCCATGAGGATAGCGCAGATCACTGTGCCGAGACGTTCCGGCGGGTGATGGACGGTGAGAACGTAGGGCTCATCGAAGCGGTCTTCAGAGCCCGGGACGGCAGGAAAGTCTACGTCGAGGGTGTGGCGAGCTGCAGGATGGTGGACGGAAGATGCCAGTATACCCGGGGGATCTTCAAGGACGTCACCGATCGGAGACTGATGGAGGCAGCGCTTGCCGAGAGCCGTGACTATCTCCACCAGATCTACGCATCGATTCAGGGCGGGATCGTCATCGTCGACGCCGCGACACACGAGATCGTGGAGATCAATCCTGCTGCTGCGGAGATGATCGGGGCGAGCAGGGATCAGATCATCGGCAAGACCTGCCACCGCCACATCTGCCCGGCAGAACGGGGCAGGTGCCCGATCACGGATCTGCACCAGGAACTGGACAACTCCGAGCGCACGCTGCTCGCCGCCGATGGGAGGGAGATCGATATCATAAAGCATGTCGTCCCGTTCAATCTCAACGGACGGGAATGCCTGCTTGAGACGTTTCTCGACAACACGGAGCGGAAGAAGGCCACAGATGAACTGCATGCTGCCTACGCGAAGGTTACCGTTGCCGAAGAAGAACTTCGCGAGAATTACGAACAGCTCATCAAGAAGGAGCAGGCGCTTCGTGAGAGCACCGAGATGTTCCAGGCGGTCGTGGAACAGTCGAGCGAGGGGATCGTCATCGTCGATCTTACCGGAAAGCTCCTGTATGCCAATCCACGGGCGGCCGATATCGTCGATAGCGCAGGCGGCCTGAACACGGAAAGCGGGCTCAACGTGCTGGATTTTGTCGCCCCGGAGTTTAGAGAGGGCGCGACCAGCGATTTCCACAGGGCCGTGGAGGGGCATGACCCGATTTTGGTGAAATCCCGGATCATCACCCTTGCTGACCGGACGAAGTGGATTGAGTGCATCGGGAGAGCGATCTTCCTGCATGGTTCGCCGGCCATGCTCCTCTCCCTTCGGGATATCACCGAACGCGTGCAGGCGGAGAAGGAGTTGCGCGAGTCGGAGCATAAGTTTACCACGGTCTTTCGGAGCAATCCTGTCCCATTGACCCTTACATCGGCATCCGGCGGTGTCTTCACCGATGTCAACGATGCATTTCTCCGTAACTCCGGGTATACCCGGGAGGAAGTGATCGGTAAAACCGCAGGGGGAATGGATTTCTTTGTCGATGATGACGAAAACGCCCGGTTCGTCTCGAAGCTCCGGGTCGAGCATTCCGTGCTCGGCATGGAGTTGCGGTGCCGTAACAAGGGCGGGGAGATCCGGACCTGCCGGTTCTCTTCGAGTATCGTGCCGATCGGCGGCGTGCCTCACATCCTCACGACGATCGAGGATATTACGGAAAACAAAAAAGCGCAGGAGGCGATCCGGGAGAGCGGGGAGCGTTACCGGCTCATTCTGGAGAATGCCAACGAAGGCGTGCTGATCAATGAGCTCACCCCGAGAGGGCCGGGAAGGTTCATCGACGTCAACGAATCGGCCTGCCGGATCCTTGGTATGACACGGGACGAGGTTCTAGGCGCAAGTCTCGTCGATCTCGACACTCCCGAGATGCAGGTAAGGGCTCCCGGGATTGTTCAGGACATTATACGGGACAGGCACGCAGTCCTCCAGACCCCCTACCGGACGAGAGACAACCAGGAGAAGATCCTCGACATCAGCACCAGCCTGCTCGATCTCGAAGGACAGCAGACCACGATCTCGGTCGTCCGCGACATCACGGGACAGCGGGCTGCGGAGTCGGCGCTCCATACCCTGGTCGCCGGCATGGTGGGTGCAACCGGGATGGAGTCGCTCGACCGGATAACGGAGAGCCTCAGTGCCTGGCTTGAAGCCGACTGCGTCATGATCAGCGAGATCACGCCGGATGGTGAGCATGTCCGGCTGCTCTCCATGCTCCTCGACGGCAAGAAGGTTCCGGACTACTCCTATACCCTGAAGGGTACGCCCTGTGAGAATACCGCAAAGAAGGGGTTCTGCCTGTACCCCGACAACGCCGCCCGGCTCTTCCCCAACAGCCGTGACCTTCGCGACCTCAACATCCAGGGCTACGTCGGAGCAACGTTGCGCAATGACGAGGGGCGGGTCGTTGGGATCCTCTGTATCCTGAGCAGGGCCCCGCTCAACCTGCCGCCGTCCGCCCGGGAGATCATCGAGATCGTCGCTGCGAAAGCGGCGGCCGAGGTCGGGCGTATGAACGCTCTTGCGGCCCGGTCAGAGAGTGAAGAGAAGTTTCGGGCTCTCGTGGAGCATTCGCTCGACGGCATTCTCATCCTTGATCACGAAGGAAAGATCCTCTTTGCGAACCATGCCGCGGGCCGGCTTGTAGGTGCAGGCGACCCCGCCGGGCTGATCGGGAAGAGGAACGTGATGGAGTTCATCGCCCCCGCGTCGCAGGGGGATGCGGTCAGGGACTTTGCGAACGTGGCAGGAGGGATGGACGGGTACGTCGCCCGATACCGGATCGTCACGATGAAGCAGGAGAACCGGTGGATCGAGAGCCTCGGGAAGGCCATCGTCTTCAACGGCGCCCCGTCGATCCTGATCTCGCTCCGGGACGTCACCGAGCGGCAGCAGGCGGAAGAGGCGCTTCAGCAGGCAAACAAGAAACTCAACCTCCTCTCGGGCATCACCCGGCACGACATCAACAACCAGCTCCAGATCCTGAACGGGTATCTCGCGTTCCTGCAGGAGAAGGATCTCGATCCCTCATACGCGGAGTTGCTGTCCCGGGTTGCCACGGCAAGCAGCCGGATCTCATCCCTGATACAGTTCACGAGGGATTACGAGGAGGTCGGTATGCATCTCCCCGTCTGGCACGACCTCCGGATGCTCGTGACGGGTGCGGGCAGGAGCGCCAGCCTCGACGGGGTCGCGCTGGAGAATGAGATCCCCGAAGAGATGGGGGTGCTTGCCGATCCCCTCATAACCGAGGTCTTCTTCAACCTGATTGACAACTCCCTTCGCCACGGGGAGAAGACCACGACAGTCCGGTTTACGTCCGAGATTCGCAACGGAGACTGCGTCGTCGTCTGCGAGGATGCCGGCGGCGGTGTTGCGGCCGGTCTCAAGGAGAAGATATTTGAGCGGGGGTTTGGGAAGAACACCGGTTTCGGGCTCTTCCTCACGCGTGAGATCCTTGCTCTCACCGGCATCGCGATCCGGGAGACCGGGGATGCAGGCAGGGGGGCACGGTTCGAGATCACGGTGCCGAAGGGGCAGTACCGGGCTGGCCCGGTGTAA
- a CDS encoding HdeD family acid-resistance protein, with amino-acid sequence MSTLESYLDALHQGVFQVVVPKALVTEPLEPAWKRSAINVPSPETIASYRRGQYHAHETASEYHVHMDRYDPEKNPIMHLIDDAPLVLMIHETMETILVTGRDATRKDPMQRLLDQRISWGLRMGFGALLWAIAAILLFLAFYDVTSIFALILPSLLLVIGLLTIGKGIRQRKRKEYASKDVLWGSLVAFAGIALFVFWELYLVLILLVLMVWFFSSAAVTLLRVVRERGNLPNGFWYTLGLGVSSLVLGVLAVILPEGLVDLLVFLLAGIVLMAGAFLVLDAYGMRNASRLMEEGDFA; translated from the coding sequence TTGAGCACGCTTGAGTCGTATCTCGATGCACTGCACCAGGGGGTCTTCCAGGTCGTCGTCCCGAAGGCCCTGGTGACCGAGCCGCTCGAGCCGGCCTGGAAACGGTCGGCCATCAACGTGCCGAGCCCCGAGACCATCGCGAGTTACCGGAGAGGGCAGTACCATGCGCACGAGACGGCGTCGGAGTACCATGTCCACATGGACCGGTACGACCCTGAGAAAAACCCCATCATGCACCTGATCGACGATGCCCCCCTGGTGCTCATGATTCACGAAACCATGGAGACCATTCTCGTAACCGGCAGGGATGCAACACGAAAAGACCCCATGCAGCGCCTTCTCGATCAACGGATAAGTTGGGGGCTCCGGATGGGCTTTGGAGCGCTTCTGTGGGCGATAGCCGCCATTCTTCTCTTCCTGGCATTCTACGACGTTACATCCATCTTTGCTCTGATCCTGCCCTCCCTTCTTCTCGTTATCGGCCTTCTCACGATCGGTAAAGGCATCCGACAGAGGAAGAGGAAGGAGTATGCAAGCAAGGACGTACTATGGGGGAGTCTCGTGGCGTTTGCAGGGATCGCTCTCTTTGTCTTCTGGGAGCTGTATCTCGTCCTCATCCTGCTGGTTCTCATGGTCTGGTTCTTCTCCAGCGCCGCCGTCACGCTGCTGCGGGTAGTTCGGGAGCGAGGGAATTTACCGAACGGCTTCTGGTACACGCTTGGCCTGGGCGTCAGTTCGCTGGTTCTCGGGGTTCTCGCCGTGATCCTGCCCGAGGGGCTGGTCGATCTCCTCGTCTTCCTGCTCGCCGGGATCGTGCTCATGGCCGGTGCGTTTCTGGTCCTGGATGCTTACGGTATGAGGAATGCCTCCCGGCTGATGGAAGAAGGCGACTTTGCCTGA
- a CDS encoding peptidase associated/transthyretin-like domain-containing protein yields MRRTLLTIFSILVLFSAAIAPASAGEEPVETSTFLSVISPKQYETVWSDLVPPEVTVTGRAEASNGIRDVVVESSAGRVSCGNATNFACTVPVAEGNETITVTLIDNLGTRSSAVLHVYVNVDIPPPPRIYVIGTVRDIDGRPVPDATVRFESVLPLAWGPHPVTTETGGDGGYLIENAFGYTQNISVEKEGYLSLHRDVVFENTTNRLDLELEPEPPQARTAPGFSAGMGILALAGGLLAARAGRGRKG; encoded by the coding sequence ATGAGACGAACCCTTCTGACGATCTTTAGTATTCTCGTGCTGTTTTCTGCGGCTATAGCCCCGGCGAGCGCCGGGGAGGAACCGGTCGAGACCTCGACGTTCCTCTCGGTCATCTCACCGAAGCAGTACGAGACGGTATGGAGCGATCTCGTCCCGCCCGAGGTCACGGTCACCGGCAGGGCCGAGGCCTCGAACGGGATACGGGACGTGGTGGTCGAGAGCAGCGCCGGGAGGGTCTCGTGCGGGAACGCGACCAATTTCGCCTGCACCGTCCCGGTCGCGGAGGGCAACGAGACGATCACCGTGACCCTGATCGACAACCTGGGGACGAGATCGAGTGCGGTGCTGCACGTCTACGTCAACGTCGATATCCCGCCGCCGCCCCGGATCTACGTGATCGGGACGGTGAGGGACATCGACGGCCGTCCGGTCCCGGACGCAACGGTGAGGTTCGAGTCAGTCCTCCCGCTCGCCTGGGGACCCCATCCCGTGACGACCGAAACCGGCGGCGACGGCGGCTACCTGATCGAGAACGCGTTCGGTTACACCCAGAACATATCGGTCGAGAAGGAGGGCTACCTCTCCCTGCACCGGGATGTCGTCTTTGAGAACACCACCAACCGGCTCGACCTGGAACTGGAGCCGGAGCCGCCGCAGGCCCGGACCGCGCCCGGTTTCTCCGCCGGGATGGGCATCCTTGCGCTCGCGGGAGGGCTGCTGGCCGCCCGTGCAGGGAGGGGGCGGAAGGGGTGA
- a CDS encoding PAS domain S-box protein, with product MDTSIRKEVKISLKAMIEENRASGLPERGEEDANTGVFTFNPRTFCISRATDAFSGMLGYSPEELVSFTLSRIWPDEVERERFVRSIDVQKAVAEYPADLLCRDGTLLPVTIAASSFPDTDITCIVSFRPREQEEYLQIFNSLMDAVLILDWDGTARFANTAAATLVGLSSPAELLGRTPLQFVHPDYAEAVVRDLTNVRSGHDGYLAHYLMRDLHGNDRWIEGLGSSITFKGREANLVTLRDITERKSVEGELARTNQQFRDLYRLVRMMCDNVPDLIWAKDMERRYLFANKAICEKLLNAADTDEPLGKTDIFFAGRERQAHPDNPAWHTFGEICRDSDAVVMESEEPERFNEYGNVKGDFLFLDVSKAPFRDENGQMLGTVGCGRDVTEERRVEERLRWNEALLSRMAQASPLAYLVVDNRTDEIHYFTSRFCEMWGISHLEEEMRAGKIRNSDIIPLCASLVRNPETFAVLPPPLQDETDRPVIEGEIEFIDGRCIRRFSTQIRDADDRYLGRLYLFEDITERKKASEALRRHDAIMNAVNVAADRFLKEPDWKVQMHEVLERFGRAADVSGVYVFENGTDPATGNPVCSQRWGWRTEGVATGVDDRELQNIPYERMPRWHEELAAGRPIVGLVREFPDPEQTYLESLQNQSVAVVPIFVHSQWWGIIGFGERRSERIWSPAEIEALQAAASIIGSAILRTMNEEVYRNPVEHSPVGVYLMQDRYMRYFNTRFAEIFGYSRDELRGHAAQIPLIAPEHREDLMRRYQALLSGDTESEHHEFCGVHKDGRIILLENFATRLQFEGRPAIIGSLMDVTDRKRADEALRNSEERLKVIFDYAPDAFFLASVDGVLIDANRAAEKLSGIPKEELIGKSIADAGLVLQEELFKMEAMLGQLAAGTAAGPTEFNYLRRDGTRVTVEVAAFPVTIDGRQLVLASARDTSERQQLENLKKRAFIQIEENLEQLAVLNDSIRNPLTVIIGLAEMRGEEIDGKIVDQAWAINAIIDQLDQGWLVSRKVKEFLKKHYR from the coding sequence ATGGACACAAGTATAAGGAAGGAGGTAAAGATCTCCTTGAAAGCGATGATCGAGGAAAACCGGGCGTCCGGACTTCCTGAGCGTGGAGAAGAAGACGCAAATACCGGCGTTTTCACCTTCAATCCACGAACATTCTGCATCTCCCGGGCCACCGATGCTTTCTCCGGCATGCTCGGCTACTCGCCGGAAGAACTCGTCTCCTTCACTCTCTCCAGGATATGGCCGGACGAGGTGGAGCGGGAGCGATTCGTCCGGTCGATCGACGTGCAAAAGGCGGTCGCAGAGTATCCCGCCGACCTGCTCTGCCGCGACGGCACGCTTCTCCCGGTGACGATCGCCGCATCCTCCTTTCCGGACACGGATATCACCTGCATCGTCTCTTTTCGCCCCCGCGAACAGGAGGAGTACCTGCAGATCTTCAACTCCCTCATGGATGCCGTCCTCATCCTCGACTGGGACGGCACCGCCCGGTTTGCCAATACCGCGGCCGCAACCCTCGTCGGCCTCTCCTCGCCGGCCGAGCTCCTCGGCCGAACCCCGCTGCAGTTCGTCCACCCGGACTACGCGGAGGCCGTCGTCCGCGACCTCACGAACGTGCGCTCCGGGCACGACGGCTACCTCGCCCACTACCTGATGCGGGATCTCCACGGGAACGACAGGTGGATCGAGGGGCTCGGTTCGAGCATCACGTTCAAAGGCCGGGAAGCAAACCTCGTCACGCTCCGCGACATCACGGAGCGAAAGAGCGTCGAAGGCGAACTCGCCCGAACCAACCAGCAGTTCCGCGACCTCTACCGCCTCGTCCGGATGATGTGCGACAACGTCCCCGATCTCATATGGGCAAAAGACATGGAGAGACGGTACCTCTTCGCGAACAAGGCCATCTGCGAGAAACTCCTGAACGCTGCCGACACCGACGAGCCGCTGGGCAAGACGGATATATTCTTTGCCGGGCGTGAACGGCAGGCTCATCCCGATAACCCTGCCTGGCACACCTTCGGCGAGATCTGCCGCGACTCCGATGCAGTCGTCATGGAGAGCGAGGAACCGGAGCGGTTCAATGAGTATGGGAATGTAAAGGGAGACTTTCTCTTCCTCGATGTCAGCAAGGCCCCGTTCCGGGACGAGAACGGACAGATGCTTGGAACCGTGGGGTGCGGCCGCGATGTGACCGAGGAGCGGCGGGTGGAGGAGAGGCTCCGCTGGAACGAGGCGCTGCTCTCCCGGATGGCCCAGGCCTCCCCGCTCGCCTATTTGGTCGTCGACAACCGGACAGACGAGATCCACTATTTCACCAGCAGGTTCTGCGAGATGTGGGGGATCTCACACCTGGAGGAGGAGATGCGGGCGGGAAAGATCCGGAACAGCGATATCATCCCCCTCTGTGCCTCGCTCGTCAGAAACCCGGAGACATTTGCCGTGCTCCCCCCACCGCTCCAGGATGAAACCGACCGGCCGGTCATCGAGGGTGAGATCGAGTTCATCGACGGGCGGTGTATCCGGCGTTTCTCCACCCAGATCCGCGACGCGGACGACCGTTACCTGGGGAGACTGTACCTCTTTGAGGATATCACGGAACGAAAGAAGGCATCCGAGGCCCTCCGCCGGCACGACGCCATCATGAATGCAGTGAACGTTGCGGCGGACAGGTTCCTCAAGGAGCCGGACTGGAAGGTGCAGATGCACGAGGTTCTCGAACGGTTCGGGAGAGCAGCCGATGTCAGCGGTGTGTATGTCTTCGAGAACGGCACGGACCCCGCAACCGGCAACCCCGTCTGCAGCCAGCGGTGGGGGTGGCGCACCGAGGGGGTCGCCACCGGGGTCGATGATCGGGAACTGCAGAACATTCCCTACGAGAGGATGCCCCGCTGGCATGAGGAACTCGCTGCCGGGAGGCCCATCGTCGGGCTGGTGCGGGAGTTCCCGGATCCCGAACAAACGTACCTCGAATCCCTCCAGAACCAGTCCGTTGCGGTTGTTCCGATCTTCGTCCACAGCCAGTGGTGGGGCATCATCGGGTTTGGCGAGAGACGCAGCGAGCGGATCTGGTCGCCGGCGGAGATCGAAGCGCTCCAGGCAGCGGCAAGCATCATCGGCTCGGCGATCCTCCGGACGATGAACGAGGAGGTCTACCGGAACCCGGTGGAACACTCACCGGTGGGCGTCTACCTGATGCAGGACAGGTACATGCGGTACTTCAATACGCGGTTTGCCGAGATCTTCGGGTATTCCCGCGACGAACTTCGCGGCCACGCCGCACAGATCCCCCTGATCGCCCCGGAACACCGGGAAGATCTGATGAGGCGATACCAGGCTCTTCTCTCCGGCGATACCGAGTCGGAGCATCACGAGTTCTGCGGCGTGCACAAAGACGGGCGGATCATACTCCTCGAAAACTTCGCAACCCGTCTCCAGTTCGAGGGGCGGCCGGCGATCATCGGCAGCCTGATGGATGTAACCGACCGAAAACGGGCGGACGAAGCGCTGAGGAACTCGGAGGAACGGCTGAAGGTGATCTTCGATTACGCCCCGGACGCCTTCTTCCTTGCGAGTGTGGACGGGGTTCTGATCGACGCAAACCGGGCGGCCGAGAAACTGTCGGGCATCCCGAAGGAGGAACTCATCGGCAAGAGCATCGCCGATGCCGGACTCGTGTTGCAGGAGGAACTCTTCAAGATGGAGGCGATGCTCGGCCAGCTTGCGGCCGGAACCGCTGCCGGCCCGACCGAGTTCAACTATCTCCGCAGGGACGGCACCCGGGTCACCGTGGAGGTAGCGGCATTCCCGGTGACGATCGATGGCCGGCAGTTGGTGCTCGCAAGCGCCCGCGACACCTCGGAGCGGCAGCAGCTGGAGAACCTCAAAAAGAGAGCGTTCATTCAGATCGAGGAGAATCTCGAGCAACTTGCCGTCCTCAACGACTCCATCCGCAACCCCCTCACCGTCATCATCGGCCTTGCGGAGATGAGGGGGGAGGAGATCGACGGAAAGATCGTGGATCAGGCCTGGGCCATCAACGCGATCATCGATCAGCTCGACCAGGGATGGCTGGTCTCAAGGAAAGTGAAGGAATTTTTGAAGAAGCATTACAGGTGA